One window of the Eucalyptus grandis isolate ANBG69807.140 chromosome 6, ASM1654582v1, whole genome shotgun sequence genome contains the following:
- the LOC104453783 gene encoding uncharacterized protein LOC104453783 translates to MVSARLKERESARGGSAAMGSSDRPKQLHNFSLPCLRWSNQKHLRCVKVGSPSPSPSPSVPDDGGRSGGGGGGGVGVRSLKFAIRRIEEGTEEAREVDRPMAVVFGPQNGGGGSGANVDGDRDDGMGGRREKRRAGDELWGEREEDSGVPAENKEGPEQEPGAVAAAQAAVPWNLRTRRPGFKVLAALNIGAKYGDSPSRSEGVDVGGSGGGAGGSNGGKNEEREKFAVPLKRKEIEKDFLEMTGHRPSRRPKKRNRTVQKNLDAVFPGLWLTEVTADAYKVEEVPEYPKR, encoded by the exons ATGGTGAGCGCGAGGTTGAAGGAGCGGGAGAGCGCGCGGGGTGGTTCCGCGGCGATGGGCTCCTCCGACAGGCCGAAGCAGCTCCACAATTTCTCCCTCCCGTGCCTCAGGTGGAGCAACCAGAAGCACCTGCGGTGCGTCAAAGTGGGTAGCCCCAGtccgagcccgagcccgagcgTCCCGGACGACGGCGGCAGgagcgggggcggcggcggcggaggcgttGGCGTTCGATCCCTCAAGTTCGCGATCAGGCGGATCGAGGAGGGCACGGAGGAGGCGCGGGAGGTGGATAGGCCCATGGCGGTCGTCTTCGGGCCGCAGAACGGAGGAGGCGGGAGCGGCGCCAACGTCGACGGCGACCGCGACGATGGGATGGGAGGGCGGAGGGAGAAGAGGAGGGCGGGCGATGAGCTctggggagagagggaggaggattCCGGAGTTCCGGCCGAGAATAAGGAAGGGCCGGAGCAGGAACCAGGTGCTGTGGCTGCGGCGCAGGCGGCCGTGCCGTGGAATCTGAGGACGAGGAGGCCCGGTTTCAAGGTTCTGGCCGCCCTGAATATAGGAGCGAAATACGGTGATTCTCCGTCGAGGAGCGAGGGCGTTGATGTTGGCGGTAGTGGTGGCGGCGCCGGCGGCAGCAATGGTGGGAagaacgaggagagagagaagttcgCGGTGCCGCTCAAGAGGAAGGAAATCGAGAAGGATTTCCTGGAGATGACCGGACATCGGCCCTCGCGGAGACCGAAGAAGAGAAACAGGACAGTGCAGAAGAATTTGGAT GCTGTCTTTCCTGGATTGTGGTTGACGGAAGTTACAGCTGACGCCTACAAAGTTGAAGAGGTTCCTGAATATCCAAAG AGATAG